The stretch of DNA AAGGAAGGAAATGGTTGAGCTGGTTAACTCAATTTATTTCACCAAAATTTTAGGAGGTATTTATGTTAGAAAATGAAATGGATTTAAATGTAAATAATAAACGGATTGGACGAGCTACTGTCAAAGTTATAGGTGTTGGTGGAGGAGGTTCTAATGCTGTTAATAGGATGTATAGAGAAGAACTTGATGGCATAGAATATATTTGTGTTAACACAGATGCACAACATCTTATGGGGTTAGAAGTTCCAACGAGAATATCAATTGGAGAAAAATTAACCCGAGGCTTGGGCGTTGGTGGAAGTTCTGATTTAGGAAAAGATTCTGCAGAAGAAAGTCGAGACCAACTCTATGAATGTTTACGCGGCGCTGATATGGTATTTGTTGCGGCAGGTATGGGTGGTGGAACTGGAACAGGCGCTTGTCCTATTGTAGCTGAAATTGCTAAAGAAACAGGAGCTTTAACCATTGCAGTGGTAACCAAACCTTTTGGGTTTGAAGGGCATAAAAGGAAAAAAGCCGCTGA from SAR202 cluster bacterium encodes:
- the ftsZ gene encoding cell division protein FtsZ; amino-acid sequence: MLENEMDLNVNNKRIGRATVKVIGVGGGGSNAVNRMYREELDGIEYICVNTDAQHLMGLEVPTRISIGEKLTRGLGVGGSSDLGKDSAEESRDQLYECLRGADMVFVAAGMGGGTGTGACPIVAEIAKETGALTIAVVTKPFGFEGHKRKKAAEDGIAQLRDRVDSLIIIPNDRLLQISDMELTTDDAFKMADDVLRQGIQSIAELVTKSGTINLDFADVKTIMSGA